The Oreochromis niloticus isolate F11D_XX linkage group LG15, O_niloticus_UMD_NMBU, whole genome shotgun sequence genome includes a region encoding these proteins:
- the mtmr9 gene encoding myotubularin-related protein 9: protein MEFAELIKTPRVDGVVLHRPFMPTVEGTLCLTGHHLILSSRQDNTEELWLLHSNIDSIEKRFVGSLGHITVKCKDLRMIQLEITGMEECLNIASSIEALSTLDSVSLMYPFFYRPMFEVIEDGWNSFLPQNAFKDLESMTDEWRLSEVNKDFSLCPSYPPLVAVPKDVDDETLKKVATFRHGGRFPVLSYYHKKNGMVMMRAGQPLTGTNGRRCKEDEKLINATLRPGKRGYIIDTRAINVAQQAKARGGGFELEANYPQWRRIHKAIERYNVLQESLIKLVEACNDQSHSMDRWLSKLEASNWQTNVKEILTTACLAAQCIDREGASVLVHGTEGTDSTLQVTSLAQIILDPGCRTIKGFQSLVEREWLQAGHPFQQRCAQSAFSNSKPRYEAPVFLLFLDCVWQILRQFPCSFEFNESFLVLLFEHAYASQFGTFLGNSAAERARLCLPEKTVSLWSWVNRPQELERLTNPLYEPNSLVIWPSVAPQSLLLWEGVFLRWNRSSKCLDEAYEEMVHIIEYNKELQTKVNSLRRQLAQLETEDPLLHTP, encoded by the exons ATGGAGTTTGCAGAGCTGATAAAGACACCCAGGGTGGACGGGGTTGTCCTACACAGGCCTTTCATGCCTACTGTGGAGGGGACTCTGTGTTTGACTGGTCATCACCTGATTCTCTCCTCCAGACAGGACAACACGGAGGAGCTGTGGCtgcttcattcaaacattgACTCGATAGAGAAGAG atttgtgGGGTCTTTGGGGCACATCACTGTCAAATGCAAAGACTTGAGAATGATTCAGCTTGAAATCACTGGTATGGAGGAGTGTCTCAACATTGCCAGTTCTATCGAG GCTCTGTCGACTCTTGATTCAGTCTCCCTGATGTACCCTTTCTTCTACCGGCCTATGTTTGAAGTCATAGAGGATGGATGGAATTCATTTCTTCCCCAGAATGCCTTTAAAGATTTGGAGTCCATG ACAGATGAGTGGAGGCTGAGTGAGGTCAACAAAGACTTCAGCTTGTGTCCGTCATACCCCCCACTAGTAGCAGTACCCAAAGATGTTGATGATGAAACGCTGAAGAAAGTAGCTACTTTCCGTCACGGTGGCCGTTTTCCAGTACTTAGCTACTATCACAAGAAGAACGGCATG GTGATGATGCGAGCAGGACAGCCACTGACAGGCACCAATGGGCGACGGTGTAAGGAGGACGAGAAGCTGATCAACGCCACTCTGCGGCCAGGAAAGCGTGGTTACATCATTGATACACGCGCTATCAATGTTGCTCAGCAGGCCAAAGCCCGAGGTGGAGGGTTTGAGTTGGAGGCCAACTACCCACAGTGGAGGAGGATCCACAAGGCCATTGAAAG GTATAATGTCCTTCAGGAGAGCCTGATTAAGTTGGTGGAGGCATGTAACGACCAGTCCCACAGCATGGACCGCTGGTTAAGCAAGTTGGAGGCTTCCAACTGGCAAACTAATGTCAAAGAGATCCTCACCACTGCCTGCTTGGCTGCCCAGTGTATTGACAG GGAGGGAGCGTCAGTGCTTGTTCACGGTACAGAAGGGACAGACTCCACCCTGCAGGTCACCTCCTTGGCTCAGATCATCCTGGATCCCGGCTGCAGGACCATTAAAGGCTTTCAAAGCCTGGTAGAGCGGGAGTGGCTCCAG GCTGGTCACCCTTTCCAGCAGCGCTGTGCCCAGTCTGCCTTCTCCAACAGCAAGCCTCGCTATGAGGCCCCTGTCTTTCTTCTCTTCCTGGACTGTGTGTGGCAGATCCTTCGCCAGTTTCCCTGCTCCTTTGAATTCAACGAGAGTTTCTTGGTACTGCTCTTCGAACACGCCTACGCATCTCAGTTTGGGACGTTCTTGGGCAACAGTGCAGCTGAGAG AGCCAGACTGTGCTTGCCTGAAAAAACTGTGTCCCTTTGGTCATGGGTGAATCGGCCCCAGGAGCTGGAGCGTCTGACCAACCCACTTTACGAGCCCAACAGTCTTGTGATCTGGCCCTCTGTGGCCCCTCAGAGTCTGCTGCTGTGGGAAG GAGTGTTCCTTCGTTGGAACCGCTCCTCCAAGTGTCTGGATGAGGCCTATGAGGAAATGGTTCATATAATTGAGTACAACAAGGAGCTTCAGACCAAAGTAAACAGCCTGCGCAGGCAGCTGGCCCAGCTTGAAACTGAAGACCCTCTGCTGCATACgccatag